The stretch of DNA CTCCGGCAACACCACCAAGCGCACGATCGGCGGCAACGCGCAGACGCTGGTCTGGACGGACACGGGCAAGCTCAGCGAGGTCACCGAGGCGAGCGGCTCGAAGACGACCTACGTGTACGACGGCTCCGGCAACCGCCTCGTCCGCAAGGACTCCTCCGGCACCACCGTGTATCTGCCGGGCACCGAGCTGAAGCTGTCGGCCGACGGCACGAAGAAGGAGGCCACCCGCTACTACGAGTACGCCGGCCAGACGGTCGCGGTGCGTAGCGGCGGCAAGCTGTCCTTCGTCGCCTCCGACCACCACGGCACGGGCGAGCTGGCGATCGACGCGGTGACCGGCGCGGTCTCCCAGCGGCGCTTCGACCCCTTCGGAGTGGAGCGCGGTGAGAAGACCGGCACCTGGCCGGGGGAGAAGGGCTTCGTCGGCGGCACGATCGACGCCTCGACCGGCCTGACGCACCTGGGCGCACGGGAGTACGACCCCCAGATAGGCAAGTTCATCTCGGTCGACCCGATCATCGACTACACCCAGCCGCAGCAGATCAACGGCTACGCCTACGCCAACAACTCCCCGGTCACGCACGCGGACCCCAGCGGCATGATCATCCCGGAGTGCTGGGAGGGGCTGATCGAATGCCGCGGCGGCAAGCCGTACTTCCCCAAGACCGGGGAGGAAAAGGCCCAGTCGAAGGTCGACCAGGCCTCCTCGAACGTGGCGGCGGCACAGTCCCAGCAGTCCGCGGCCAAGCAGCGCATCAAGTCCGCGGGTAAGGCGCTCGTCAAGATCGTCCGGGACATCCTCGGCGTCGACGCGGCCCTGGACTGCATCTCCACCGGTGACGTCGGCGCCTGCGGCGAGACGCTGCTGAACATCGCGGGCAGCTTCGCGGGCGGTCTGGCGGGCAAGATCCTTGCGAAGTACGGCGCCCCGTGGAAGTGGGCCAAGGGCCTCAAACTCGCCAAACGCGTGACCAACCTGGTCGGCGACCTGATCGGTGGCGCGAAGGACCTCTGGAAGGCCAACAAGGCGGTCGGCAAAGCGAAGGCCGGCCTGGCCAAGGCCATGGACAAACTGGCAGACGCCAGAAAGAAGGCGGCGGAGGCACGCAGGAAGAAGGGCGCGTCCGACGACCTCGGCTCATGTCCCGTCGAGGGCAAGCACAGCTTCCTGCCCGGCACGAAGGTCCTGCTCGGCAACGGCAAGACCAAGCCGATCGAGAAGGTGAAGCTCGGCGACGAGATCACCGTCACCGACCCGAAGACCGGGAAGACGACGGTACGCGAGGTCGTCGGCACGATCGTCACCGAGGACGACAAGCACTTCGTCGACCTGACGATCAGGGGTAAATCCGGCAAGGCCGAGGCTCTGGTCTCCACCACGACCCACCCCTTCTGGGTGAACTCCGAGCAGGCGTGGATCGAGGCCGGCGACCTCAAACCGGGCATGCGCCTGCACACTGCAGAGGGTGACTCGGTCGACCTCACCAGCATCCGCGCGTTCGACAAGCGTCAGCGCACGCACGACCTGACGGTCGCGGACGTCCACACGTACTATGTGCTGGCGGAGGCAACGCCGGTTCTGGTTCACAACTGTGGCGAAGAGGCCGGGGAGCACGTCTATCGCGGAATAGATTGGGGGCACTCCAAGTATGACGATGCTCTCGAAGGGCGAGCAGTGCCGCGCGGTGGAGATGCTGATGCCGCGTCGCACAATGGTGGCAACCTCGATAGCCCATTCACATCCTGGACGGACGATTACGAAGGCGTGGCCTTGGATGCCGCCGAACTAGGCAATGGCCCAGGAATTGTTATGCGTCATCGCCGCGCGGACATAAAGGATCGTCTAATTAAGGGTCCGCAGGATATTTACGGTGAGAGTGAGCTTCTGGTGGAAGGGGTTATCGAGGGTGCTGAAATCAGCATCAACAGGGGCCCGTGGCATCTACCTGGAGCAGGTTGATGAACGAGAGCTTTATCTCCGCTGAGGCGACTAGGCTGGGAATGGTTCATCTCGCCGCAGCGGTTGATGAGTACGGTGTAATCATCCTTCATGAGAGCACCGTTTCCAGGGCGCAGTTGATTCGCATCTTCGAGAATCGCCTCAGAAGGGCAGAAGCTCGTGATGACCGCGACGTGACTCGTCTTGTGACAGACTTGCTGTCTGCCTTCAATGGCGCACAGTCAGGTGAGCTCAAGCTGATTCATGTGCAGGCTGGAAAAATGGATGTGATGCTTTACGGTGAGGCTAGTGGCGAGAGTATTCTTGCTGCGGTGATCCTTTCTGGCGGCGATTCCTGACATAGAAAGACTGGGCTCCTCCAAGATATTCTGGAGGAGCCCAGTCTCGGCTCGTCGGCGCGCGACGCGGTCCACGCCAGCCGGTCCGGCGCGACGGTCGCCAGATCGATATGGCCGAAGTTCCACGCCACGGTCAGCACCTCTTCGGGCACTCCGAACCGCATCAGCCCCTCGCCGAAGGCCAAACAGACCGCCCGGGCCGTGGCCCGCTGCACCACCTTCGCGATCACCACGAACCGGGAGTGATCGTCGATCCCTCGCGCGTAGCCGTCTGACGGCACCGCCGACGGCAACACAGTTGTACGACAGCGCACTTCCACGCACATCTACGGACCGGCCAGAATTCGCCGACCAGCGAAAATCCAGGTGACGACCGCACGGCACGCACACGTACTACGTGCACGCGGGTGCCACTTCGCTAATCGTGCACAATTTCGGCGAAGGTGGTGACTGGGGGGAGGGGGGCTGAATGGCGACTCGAAATACGACGATGCAGTCGAGGGGCGCGCAGTGCCCCACGGTGGCCACTCTGGCTCGGGTCGGCACGCTGGGGGTAACACCGATCGTGAGTTCACGTCGTGGACTCACGATTATGAGGATGTGCCTCTGGGCGCGGCTGAGGAGCTGGGGCTGGAGGGATTGTCATGAGGATTCCACGCTCCAATATTCCGGCAAGCAAGGACATTCAAATCCATGGTACCGATTATGAGGTGTACGAGGAGTCGGAGCATGCGCTAAGAGGGGTGATCGAGGGTGCTGAGATCAGCGTCGACAGAGCGCCTTGGCGTAAACCGTGAGGGTAACGTCCCGCTGAACGATCGGTTCGTGCTTGGCAGAGCCCTTATCCGCTGGAGGGGCCGTGGAAAGAAGTCGCCTTATGCGACTCTTGGAAGGAGTCGACGAGGTGCGCCCTCTTTCCCGGGCCGCGCTCGGGGCGGGTGCCGAGTATGACATTTGGCCCGAAGGTGTCCTGCCGCGGCGCGTCGTGCCCATCTATGAAAGGCGAGAGCGCGTCGCGTGTCGCTCGGGTCAACCGTCAGTCGGATTCGAGGAGGCAATTGATGCTCTTCGCGTGCACCAAGGGGAAAAGATTGCGACAGGTTTCGTTGATGGTCGAAACCGAGGGGGATATTATTTCCAGCTCTTCCTGGATGCGGGTCTCAACCGTATCCTCGCTGTCTTCGGGATCAAGCCTTCTCCGGCGCGGGGCTCGCTGAGCGGCTCCGGGGCAGACTGATGGCACCTGTACGGGGCCCGGTTTGACCCCTCAAGCCGGGCCCCGTAACCTTGACCGTCGGCGTGTCGCCAGATGCGTCTCATCCCCGTAAACCTCTTCCTCCCGGGAACGGGCCCGCACGGGCCGTGGCCGGGAGAGGCCGTTCGCGCGTGTCGCGGGGCGGCTGGACTGCGGGGATACCGTTCCGAGCGAGAGAGTGAGATCCGCGTGTACGCCATCGTGCGCAGCGGTGGTCGCCAGCACAAGGTTGCTGTCGGCGACATCGTTGAGGTTGACAAGATTTCCACTGCCAAGGTTGGCGACACGGTCGAGCTCTCGACCCTGCTCGTTGTCGACGGCGACGCTGTGACCAGCGACCCGTGGGTGCTGGCCGGCATCAAGGTCCAGGCCGAGGTCGTGGACCACCACAAGGGCCAGAAGATCGACATTCTGCGCTACAAGAACAAGACCGGCTACCGCCGTCGTCAGGGCCACCGCCAGCAGTACACGGCGATCAAGGTCACGTCGATCCCCGCGGCTGCGAAGTAAGGGACTGAGGAGACATGGCACACAAGAAGGGCGCATCGTCCACCCGGAACGGTCGCGACTCCAATGCCCAGCGGCTCGGCGTGAAGCGCTTCGGCGGTCAGGTCGTCAACGCGGGTGAGATCCTGGTCCGCCAGCGCGGCACCCACTTCCACCCGGGCGCCGGCGTCGGCCGTGGCGGCGACGACACGCTGTTCGCGCTGCAGGCCGGTGCGGTGGAGTTCGGCACCAACCGCGGTCGCAAGGTCGTGAACATCGTTCCGGTCGCCTGATCGGAATTCTTCGCGAGGCGGACCTCACTTCCCCGGCGGGAAGGCGGGTCCGCCTTTCGCGTGTTA from Streptomyces sp. 6-11-2 encodes:
- the rplU gene encoding 50S ribosomal protein L21 gives rise to the protein MYAIVRSGGRQHKVAVGDIVEVDKISTAKVGDTVELSTLLVVDGDAVTSDPWVLAGIKVQAEVVDHHKGQKIDILRYKNKTGYRRRQGHRQQYTAIKVTSIPAAAK
- the rpmA gene encoding 50S ribosomal protein L27; amino-acid sequence: MAHKKGASSTRNGRDSNAQRLGVKRFGGQVVNAGEILVRQRGTHFHPGAGVGRGGDDTLFALQAGAVEFGTNRGRKVVNIVPVA